A region of Vitis riparia cultivar Riparia Gloire de Montpellier isolate 1030 chromosome 1, EGFV_Vit.rip_1.0, whole genome shotgun sequence DNA encodes the following proteins:
- the LOC117918349 gene encoding heat stress transcription factor A-8, translated as MVKSTEAGSVVPPFLKKCYEMVDDEASDAIISWNLSNDSFVIRDTTEFSHQLLPKYFKHNNFSSFMRQLNIYGFRKIDTDHWEFANEGFIRGQKHLLKNIRRRKQLQGQDKQKSFHQRDKSAGACEEIEASKLWNDVEILKTDRNALTQQLVKLRQHQETAESKLLVLRERLQGMEKNQQQMLSFLVMAMQSPEFLVQFMQPKEKNWRMAEVGKNMLERRAENGEPAASDVMIVRYQPPMDETPKPLPIPTSNSEKSLESDGMIVRYQPPMDETAKPLMAKSNSEKSLESDFFMNIDFMKILMDEDMGSSEHQEPLILPDLPDDDILDQLLLENLADAKLDNQQAPIDSGLVMDPTVNQTQLDEPQHFELLNLEQKMPLKRMEKPYELEVESTLHGTQFEKSQHLNF; from the exons ATGGTGAAATCGACGGAAGCAGGTTCTGTAGTGCCGCCATTCTTGAAAAAATGCTATGAAATGGTTGATGATGAAGCCTCGGACGCCATAATTTCGTGGAATTTAAGCAATGACAGCTTCGTGATACGGGACACGACCGAGTTCAGTCACCAATTGCTCCCTAAGTATTTCAAGCACAATAATTTCTCAAGCTTCATGCGTCAACTCAATATCTAT GGTTTCAGAAAAATTGATACAGATCACTGGGAATTTGCAAATGAAGGATTCATCAGAGGTCAAAAGCATTTATTAAAGAATATCCGTCGAAGGAAACAACTTCAGGGCCAGGATAAGCAAAAATCATTCCATCAGCGGGACAAGTCTGCTGGAGCATGTGAAGAAATTGAGGCATCCAAGCTTTGGAACGACGTGGAGATTCTCAAGACTGACAGAAATGCACTCACACAGCAGCTGGTTAAACTTAGGCAGCACCAGGAAACTGCAGAAAGTAAGTTGCTTGTCCTAAGAGAGCGCCTTCAAGGAATGGAAAAAAATCAGCAGCAGATGTTGTCATTCTTAGTGATGGCCATGCAAAGCCCTGAGTTTTTGGTTCAGTTTATGcagccaaaagaaaaaaactggCGAATGGCTGAAGTAGGCAAAAATATGCTGGAACGAAGAGCAGAGAACGGTGAACCAGCAGCTTCTGATGTGATGATAGTGAGGTACCAGCCACCAATGGATGAAACTCCAAAGCCTCTACCAATTCCAACATCAAATTCAGAGAAATCCCTGGAGTCTGATGGGATGATAGTAAGGTACCAACCACCAATGGATGAAACTGCAAAGCCTCTAATGGCAAAGTCAAATTCGGAGAAATCCTTGGAATCTGATTTTTTCATGAATATCGATTTCATGAAAATACTGATGGATGAAGACATGGGTTCTTCAGAGCATCAGGAACCACTTATTTTACCTGATTTACCTGATGATGATATCCTTGACCAGCTTCTTTTAGAGAATCTTGCAGATGCTAAATTGGATAACCAACAAGCACCTATTGATTCTGGATTGGTAATGGATCCAACAGTCAATCAAACCCAGTTGGATGAACCTCAACATTTTGAACTTCTCAACTTAGAGCAGAAAATGCCCTTAAAACGAATGGAGAAACCTTACGAGTTGGAGGTGGAATCAACTCTTCATGGAACACAGTTTGAGAAGTCTCAACACTTGAACTTCTGA
- the LOC117918360 gene encoding vacuolar iron transporter 1-like produces the protein MESMDGSGKQKLLLDDHKERHFTAGEIVRDIIIGVSDGLTVPFALAAGLSGANASSSIILTAGIAEVAAGAISMGLGGYLAAKSEADHYMRELKREQEEIITVPDIEAAEIEEILSQYGLEPHESAPVVNALRRRPQAWLDFMMKFELGLEKPDPRRAMQSAFTIALAYVLGGFVPLIPYMLVPRAEEAVIASVVLTLVALLIFGYGKGRFTGNKPLRSALQTALIGALASAAAFGMAKAVRAIP, from the exons ATGGAATCAATGGATGGTTCAGGGAAGCAGAAGCTGCTCCTAGATGATCATAAGGAGAGGCATTTCACGGCCGGTGAGATCGTCCGTGACATCATCATCGGCGTATCGGACGGTCTCACCGTTCCCTTCGCCCTTGCCGCGGGTTTGTCCGGTGCCAATGCCTCCTCTTCTATTATTCTCACCGCCGGCATCGCGGAAGTCGCTGCTGGCGCCATCTCCATGGGACTCGGCGG GTACCTTGCGGCCAAAAGCGAAGCTGATCACTACATGAGGGAACTGAAGAGAGAACAAGAAGAAATCATCACTGTCCCTGACATCG AGGCTGCGGAAATAGAAGAGATTCTATCGCAATATGGTCTTGAGCCTCATGAATCTGCACCTGTGGTGAACGCACTCAGAAGAAGGCCTCAAGCTTGGCTTGATTTCATGATGAA GTTCGAGCTGGGATTGGAGAAGCCTGATCCGAGGAGGGCAATGCAGAGCGCATTCACTATTGCCCTTGCGTACGTGTTAGGAGGATTTGTGCCCCTTATTCCATACATGCTCGTTCCAAGGGCTGAAGAAGCCGTGATAGCTTCGGTTGTTTTGACCTTGGTGGCATTGCTAATCTTCGGCTACGGAAAGGGTCGCTTCACTGGTAATAAACCTCTCAGAAGTGCCCTACAAACTGCGCTCATAGGAGCTCTGGCATCCGCTGCTGCTTTTGGCATGGCTAAGGCTGTACGAGCAATCCCCTAA